The nucleotide window agaggaggaggaggcgaaaCGGCAGGCCGAGAGGACGAGACCGAAGCTGAGGTTTCCGAATCCGTTTAATACCTTGAAGGTGGTTTTCAACCCGGACTTGGGATTGCTGATTTCGTACGGAACCATGGTTTACCTGGTTTTTATCCTCATCTGCGCTACGCTGGGCACCCAGTTCGCCGATAGGTACGGGTATAACCAGCTTGAGACCGGTCTGTGCTATTTACCGTATGGCATCGGCTGCACCGTGGCCGCGGTCGTGCAAGGCAGGATCCTGGACTGGAACTACCGTCGTTGGGCCAAGAAGATGGGTATGACGATTGACTACAAGCGCGGCGACGACTTGTCCAAGTTCCCCATAGAGAGGGCCAGGCTGCAGCCTGTCATTCCCATCTTGGGAATCGGTGTGGTAGCGACGATCGGGTATGCCTGGGCGCTGGAGACTACGACGCATGTAGCCGGcccgttggtgttgttgttcgttGTCGGATTGTGTGTTACGGGCAGCTTCAGTCTGGTGAATACCCTGGTGGTGGACCTGTACCCGGAGGCGCCGGCGACGGCCGTGGCGGCAACCAACTTGGTCAGGTGCTTGTGCGGTGCAGGGGCGACGGCGTTCATCGAGGCCATGTTGCAGAAGATGGGCGTGGGCTGGACATTTACGTTTTGgccgctggtgctggtggtgtttAGTCCGATTATCTACCTGTTGGTGACGAGGGGACCGGGATGGAGGGCGCAGAGGAAGGCGAGGTTtcagagggagagggagaggagagagcAAAAGGAGAGGTCGGCTAACGAGGAGAGTTTGGAAAGTTCGGATAACTCTTCGGCGAGTGTtgagaagacggaggagggtgaTGGTGAGAAGAGGATGGTGGATGGGATATTCGTGACCGAAGCGAAGAAAGGGCAAGGTTTGAGCAGCTAAGTGCCCCTCTGTGGTGTTTCCAGTGCTGTGATGTTTTGCCTTTATTCATGTTCAGTGTTTCCTATTTGACCTTATCGCTCACGATGATGATACCACCTAACGCAAATAACTTATGGTCTTGGTGGATAGAAAAGGGTTATCCATAGACAATGAATGCCATTGAACGACGGACGCGGAGGAATCGTTAGGCAGATGAAGCATGAAGATACGCATATAGATTCGACGGGCAAGTGGCCATCATCGCCAACAGCTTTAGCATCACCGTTATGATCAGTCTTAATTTTCGTAATGCCAGCTAGTTACCCATCAATATCGCTACTCTAGATCTGAAAGTCACTCTCGGTGCAACTTGTAGCTCAACTCAACAAGTGTCTTGCGACCTGCCATCGTCGACTCGgaatccccccccccccaaaaaaaaaaaaagagaaaatggAAAACAAAGTGGAAAAAGCGGACAACAATCTGGACATGTTAAGAACTCTCTAAACTCAAAGATAGACATGCAAAAAATGGAAAAGAGTTATGCTAGAGCCGGGATTCGCACCCGGGTCTCCGCCTGAATCTCCTTGCCTcacccttttttttggggaTCAGTTTGGGAGGGCGACGAGTTAAACTACTACTCCACTCTAaccttttttgttttttttttcttcttcttcttccttgtatgttgttgtttgttatAAGGTGTCAGATACCCGGTtgcttataaaaataaaacccCGCGTTGCTTGGTACAGCAAGTGACGGGTAGGTGCCGCGTTTGCCtaggttggtggtggtggtggtggtggtgaagtgcTTGTTCCCAGCTGGCTGGCGGCCGGTGGTGATGCCAGTTGCTATGGTAAGGTTTCAAAGACTTGCGTCTGGTCAATCACAAGGTGTTGGATCTAGTACTATCCTCCAGCGCCGTTTGCTCTGTTTACATATGCCCAGGTGGCTGGTAGTGTTGAGTCCTGGTAGATACTGAAAGCTAGAGGTTACGGAATTCTGATCGTCAGTCAAACATCCAGCTCTCccattactttaaataaggaaaCCGATAACCATCGAAGCCGCGAGAGGATTGACTTCTCAATCGAAACCATAAACGAAACGCAATTTCTTTCGCTCTCTATCTACCATCTTCGCTTATCAACAAAGGGTATCATCAATGTTATGTACTTGAACCTATATCTCCACAGTCGTCCACTCTTCCAGTTCAGCCCACCAACCCAAAGCCGCAGCCCTCCTTATTCAACATCAGCCACCTTTTCTCATaatcatccatcccatcccgcTCATAAGACCCCACCCTAACCTCCTCCATTACCATGAaattttcccttttccattACCTTGGTTCCTAGTGCTCGGTATGACCCGTCCCCCAGCGTCACGTTCCCCAAGTCCTTAAGCTCACGCTGCTCCAACCCTTTACCCGGAACGCTCAATTTCTCATCGATAAAAACCTTCCAGATTCTCATCTTCACGGCCATCCAAGCCACCTAGGCCATCAACCTTTCCGTCGTCGTGACCTTGTCCCACCCATGCGGCCCCGGCGCTTCGAACACACCCCTCTTACTGAGGGTCAGCCCCAGGCCCTTGTGTACCTCCACCTGGAAGGGAGCGAACGGTCGCGCTTCGCCATCGATGCTGATCACTCCATTCGGGTCCTGGTATCGGGGTGTCAAGCGGAAAGCGGAGACCTTGCGATAGGAAACCAAGGGGTTGTCGAAGAAGTGGCCTGATTCGACCGAGAGTTGGAGGTTGATGTTCTTCCAGAGGGAGATGTCGCCGTCGGTCGTGATGAGGTCCAACAAACCATCGTTGGCGAGggcggcggagaagaagtTGGCGTCTGGGGCCATGTAGGCCATCTGTCGAGATTGTTAATGTGACTGGAAGAGCAAAGGGGGGGTAAGGGAAAAACATACATTACCGCAGTAAAAGCTCCCCAACTTTTCATGCGGAACCACCTCCCAATCCTCCGGCAACTTATCATTCACCGTTCCATACTTCAACCCCGGCattccctctccctctccttctccttccccatCGCTActaccaccctcctccccatccccgcTAGCCTCCCCATTCCCAACATCACTCTCCGCCCCCTTCACCCCCCTCGCATAATGCCCCCTAATCTCCTCCTTCCCGCCCACTTCCACCTTCATCGCCACATCACACGGATACGTCTTCTTCCTGATAGCCAGCGTCAAAAACCCGTACGTAAACCTCGCCGCACCCATCCACCTCAGATGCTCGGTAGTGATATCCAAATCGGCAATCAAGCCGTACGCCTGGCTCAGAAAGCTCGTCAGACGCTCTCCATCTTGCAGCGTGACGCTGCACAGGTCCAGCTTCGTCGGCACGCCCTTGACGATGGCTAGCGCCGCCAGCGAAGGGCGGTGGGTACCGTAGAGGTTACAGCTCATGGCGTTGCCCGAGCCGCAGGGTATGTGGCACACTGCTAGCTTGGCAAGCGCCTTGCGGGCATCGGGCCGCTTGGAGAGCCCATTGAAGACTTCGTGCGGTAGCCCGTCGCCGGAGCAGGGGATTGCGATGTCGTACTCTGAAATATCCAGGTCCTGCGCGAGGGTGACGGCTTCGCCGGAGTAGGTGGTGCGGACGACGGTCAATGGCATGCGTGCCGCTTCGAAGATGGGGCGGACCTTCTTTTCAAAAATCTTGTCGGCGCCGCCGGGGCCGGCATGCGGGTTGACAAGCACCCAGGCGCGCTTGCGGCGCTGGATGGGGGCAGGGTAGGCGAGGTCGAGGACGCGGGCGACAAAGGCGTCTAAGGTGGCGGCGGAGACTGGAGGGATggagggtggtgagagaAGTGGCTCGCGCTCTCGGGCACCTTGGAGAGAGGctgaggggagggggaactCGAGTTGGCGGACGATGAGCTGATGTTTCTTGGGAGAGGTCTCTTCGGCGAAGTCGATGCGGAGGTAGTTGCGGTCGGGGGTGATGTAGGCCCAGAGAATGTTGTAGAATGGTACGGACCCGGGAGCGAGACGGCGCGAAGGGGTGActgtggaggagggagggaaacgGTGTTAGTATACTGTCGAGACAAATGTGGTTTCAAAATCTGGTTGAGGTTTAAGCTTGAGCTTGTTCTTCCACATCGGGCGTTCTGTGTGACTGTAAAGAGGATTTGTGTGTAAGAGGAAGTCgatgttttttttatatacctgGGCAGCACGAACGTGACTTCTTGGTGGCAGCAGTATGTTCTGTGCATGCTTTGCGGTTAGTCTAAGGACGAACGTAGGTCttatgaggaagaagagatgtCCAGTCCAAAGAAAATGTGCTTGTAGGAGGGATGAGATGGGACATGTATATGGAGGTTTCACATACCTTGAATCACCAAGTGATCCTTCTCGCAAGTGAGTGTGACAGTGGGCAGTTCGAGAATAGCGACATTCTTTCCGGAAGCAGAAGTAGTGGCTTGCAATGCCACGGCCTGAATGGACGGCTCTTGCGCGCTCGCCTTCGCAATGGCTGCCGCGTGTTCATCCCGTAGTTGTCGAACGTCCCCCATGTTTTCCCGTGTGTTTCGATTCTCTTTCGACTTTCTTTGGCGTCTATAGTTCCGTTTGTATCACGGTGTCGGTCAAGGCAAGAACCTCAATGGATCCCGGTGCCGAGCTATGCGCGGAGGAGTGTACAAGTGaaatgaatggatggatgcggGTGGCTTCTATGCTTAACGGCACGCGCGAATACCCGCAACGGagctgacgatgatgatgatgatgatgataggcCACAAAGAAGACAACCCGACAAATCAAAAACCTGCAGACAAAAAACACTGAAGATGCTGAAAATTCGGAAGCAAACAGACAGTTCAAGAGAGAGATGGGATGAGACGAAGCTCGGCTTGAGTTGTTGCTGACTCGGGTCGCACTCTCGGACTCTCAGAAAGCACCGTACCGTTGACAGTCTCGCCTCGCCAAAATCGGTGCTTGGCATTGCTGTCTTGGATCATGGATGGCACTTGTTGGGACAGGGGCAACGtcggccctcactggctgaCCAAATCCCTGCTGAagccgtcgtcgttgtctcCTCAACCGTTCTgttgtttggtttggttgcAGTTTCTGTTCAGGGGTCAACTGCGGACCCCGTCATAGCTCCCGTcccattgctgctgctggctgctGATGCTACATACAACTAAAAAAATCGTGCATTCATCAACTGCAGCAGGAAGCAGGATGTGcccgcttccacttccaccgaGGCGCATGCACTACACTGACTGCCGTTGCATACCTGGCGGGGTGGCACATCCGGTGCCGGATACGCCGGAAATATAGGCGATTTAACCGTGCCAAGGTACCAGAGCTGCCTCTACTCAGCTGGACTTCGTTGGCCACAAGTGCCCAGCATCAGACGACAACCTCCAACACATCAGAAACCTTTGTACCTTTACGTAACCCATCACGGCTGGGTATTCAGAGAGAGCACCGCTCAACAGATGATGCGGTTTCAGTTGTGTATGTATCTGCACAAAGAAAAAGTTGATGAAAACTCCGGCGTCCAAAAGAGTCCATGCTCCCTCGCCTCGCCCCGTCTACATACCTTCCTGTAGGTAACAAAGTATGCAAATCAACCTAACTTTTGGAATACCTTTCTTTGCCCCGGCCGGATAACCCTCCTGCTAGTAAAAAATATCATCCTTTTTGTCAAACAATCAACTCAGGCGGTCCCCGCTAGCTCATCAGCCACTCACACCCATCTACCTTGGTGCATTTCCCAACACGTATGAAGTGATGAATAGAAATACCTTAGAACCGCTGATGACCTAGTTCTACTCCCCCAAGCTTCGACTCTGCGGTTCCTTGGCTTCTAGGCTGGCGGACGCTGGACCTCAAATAGCAAGGCGCGGAAGCGCTCGCTCGAGAATTGCGACGGCATTGAAAAGGGTTCAGCCGATGGAACTTGTAATGTGTTCAAGTCCGACTCTGACAACATGTCCAAAACAGCTCGATTCGGATCCTTCTAAGAACTGAACTTGGCCTTGAGCACTTCTTTGACCTTGGCCGACTGAGCATCGTCAAGAGACTCGACCGCCTTCTGGAGCTCAGCGAACTGCTCCTTGACACGGGGGTGTTCGGGGTTGAGCGCCTGAGCCGCGTTTAGGCAGCGCAGCGCAAGAAGATACTTCTctgtatatttattagtgaGAAATCAAGTACAGGGGTTGCATCTAAAACCTACTCCTGCGGATGTAAACATCGAAACCAGCAACTTGGCCCTCAATGTTCTTGGGGCTGAACTGCAAGATGTTGGTGAGGAACTTCATGGCATCACCCAAAGGATCCGTCGTAGCAGCGAGCTTGAGGCCGTTCGGATCGTCGTCTTTCTTCTTAGgttcctcgtccttcttggccGTCGCCTTGTTGGGATCCTGCTTAGCAGCCTTCTCAGCGGCCTCGCGCTCGGCCTTCTGGGCTTCCTTGCgggccttcttggcggccttcttcttctcagcgGCATCCTCTCCGTTGGTGGCCTCGCCAGTGCCGTTGGTGCCGTTGGCAGAAGCCTGCTGCTTCTCAAACATGTCAAGGTACAGCTTGACGGCGTCAAGAGCAGCACGGAAGTAAAAGGGGTGCTCGCGGATGCTGTCCTCCCAGCGGATCATGTCGACATAGGCACGGATCTGACCCTTACGGAGGGAGAAGCTGTGGAAGTCGAATTGGTCCTCCTGCCAGATATCGAAAATGTTGTGGATGGTGGTGAAACGCTTGAGAGCCAAGCCGGTGTTGCCACGCCGTTGCCAGGCCTCACCATCTTCAGTCAAGAACCACATGCACTGCATGTCGGTCAAGTCAGCGAGGGGTCCGCCGACAGTTTCAGCCCTCGTGAAAAGACCCATGGTCTCGAGAGCCTTCTCGTTCTCGTTGTTCCGTAGTTGGTACTTGGCGGCCTTGGAGTTGATGTAACGATCCTTGGTGTCGAGCGAACGGGCACGGTCCATGGTTTCCGAGGCCTTGGCGGTATCGCCCTGGTGCTTGAATATCCTGGCCTTGGTCATGTGGAAGTCAACGTTCTTGGGATCGAGCTCGATGGCCTGCTCGACATACTCCATGGCCTTGGCAAGGTCGCGGCTGAGGTGGTAGTTGTAATGTTGCGCCAGGAAGTAAAGAGCAGCACCGACACCCTTGGAGCTGTCGCCGTTCGCTTGCTCAGACCCCTTATGCTCCTTCAGATACTCCTCGGcaagggcgaggatggcctccttcttggcaaCCTCAGAGTAGAGGTGCTTGAGGTTGGCAAACACCGAAGGCACACCCCTGTCCAACATGTTGGTGAGATAGCTCTTGGCAGCAGCCTTGAAGCTATCGCCGGTGAGGAAGTTGAGAGGCAACCTCTTGGCAGCATCCGAGCGAGGGTACTTGGCAGCATACTCGTCATAGATGGCCTTGAGAGCAGCCTCGTCCTTCTCGTCAATCTCCAAAGCCTCAATCAGACCCTTGTAGTACTCGGGGTGCTCGGGGTTCCTGTCCAGCAGTGCCCGCCACGCCTTTGccgcctcctctttcctGTTGAGCTGACCCAAGTAGCGCGCCCGCATTTCCATAACAGCCAACCTGTCCAGGCAGTTCTTGCAGTCGGACTCGAGGTGCTCGAGCGCACGCTTGATATCGCCTCGCTCGGCAATAATGGTGTTCTTGTAAAGGAGAGCCTCGGAGTGCTCCTGGTCGGTCTTGAGGGGAACGTTGGTCATGGACTTTTCGTAGGTGGTGAGGATGTTCTCGGCCTGTTCGAGGCTGCCTTCGAGCTGATAGGCAATCGCAAGGGCGGTCCAGTTCTGGCGGAGATGGGGCTTGGCCTTGAGCATGGCGAACCTGCTCTGGACGTAGCCCTGGTAGTCGCGGATCTGGACCTGGAGGACGGCGAGGTCACGCTGGATCTGTTGGGACTCGGGCTCGAGCTTGAGGGCAAACTTGTaggccttgatggcctcgtcGAAGTTCTTGTGCTGGCGGTAGAGGATACCGTAGACGTGCCAGCAGATGTGGGACTTCATGTCGACGGTGAGAGCCTCCTTGGCGAGGGCAAAggcctcctccgtcttgccCTGGGAGTTCATGATCAGAGCCTTCATGGACATGGTGTCGCCATGCCTGGGGTTTTTCTTGAGGATCTGCTCGGCGGCCTTCAAGCCGCGCTTGTACTGCTTGTCCTCATAGTGGCGGATGACGGTACGAAAGAGGTTGGCCTCTCTCGTGCTCAGGGTTTGCGGCATCGAGGAATGGACTGCGGGGTGGGACGATGAGGAAAGGCTTGTGTTTCGATGTCAAAGACGGCCGCGGGGTTGGGTTGCGGCGGAAGGACGGTTGTCGCGGAGTGGGTTGttgtagttgttgttgtcgttgttaagctcaggaggatgaagactcTCTCGACTCGAGTCGGAGACTGCCACTATGTCAGGTCAGGGATCAGTtcgtgggggagggggacgaGGGGCCGGCCGAGAGTGGGCTGGTTTTGGTGGAAGTGGATGTCGTTGTTTCGGTGTCGGGGATGAGCGGAGCCTGGTGGGACAGCTCTTGCTACCACTCACAGCCAACAACATCGGGACACCGCGAGAGGGTTTGCACCGCACAAGTACCTACCTGAACCACCTAAACATGGGGAATGGTTATACTTACCGTCTACAGCCAaaatgaaagaagaagaaagaataCCTGTGACGGTCTTATGTGCTTGACAGACGTGACTATTCCACAGTTCTTGTCGACGTTGACGATGCACTTTCCCCAAACTGCAAAGTGAAATTCTACAGCTGACAATTTGGTGAGATGGGCGCATTGATCAAAAAGTTGCTCTCTGCCGATTGGCCAACAGCCGGCGAAGCTCTCCCACTCACCTCCCTATAAGTGGGGTTAATCTTTAGCTAGACTCCGGCTCGGCCCTCTCGGTAACAACACCGAAGACACGGAAGCCTCCCGCCAGATCCCGCGATAACTCCTCCCGAGACAATGAAAGATTTCCATAATTCCTCGCGGCGATAGACGAAAGCTTAGTAATTTGATGTAGATATTTTCGCTTCTTTCTTCAGATATATTGACAGAAGATCCCATTACCCTACAATTACAACCATTCATATGGTCACA belongs to Neurospora crassa OR74A linkage group IV, whole genome shotgun sequence and includes:
- a CDS encoding sphingoid long chain base kinase 4 gives rise to the protein MGDVRQLRDEHAAAIAKASAQEPSIQAVALQATTSASGKNVAILELPTVTLTCEKDHLVIQEHTAATKKSRSCCPVTPSRRLAPGSVPFYNILWAYITPDRNYLRIDFAEETSPKKHQLIVRQLEFPLPSASLQGAREREPLLSPPSIPPVSAATLDAFVARVLDLAYPAPIQRRKRAWVLVNPHAGPGGADKIFEKKVRPIFEAARMPLTVVRTTYSGEAVTLAQDLDISEYDIAIPCSGDGLPHEVFNGLSKRPDARKALAKLAVCHIPCGSGNAMSCNLYGTHRPSLAALAIVKGVPTKLDLCSVTLQDGERLTSFLSQAYGLIADLDITTEHLRWMGAARFTYGFLTLAIRKKTYPCDVAMKVEVGGKEEIRGHYARGVKGAESDVGNGEASGDGEEGGSSDGEGEGEGEGMPGLKYGTVNDKLPEDWEVVPHEKLGSFYCGNMAYMAPDANFFSAALANDGLLDLITTDGDISLWKNINLQLSVESGHFFDNPLVSYRKVSAFRLTPRYQDPNGVISIDGEARPFAPFQVEVHKGLGLTLSKRGVFEAPGPHGWDKVTTTERLMA
- a CDS encoding NMDA receptor-regulated protein 1, translating into MPQTLSTREANLFRTVIRHYEDKQYKRGLKAAEQILKKNPRHGDTMSMKALIMNSQGKTEEAFALAKEALTVDMKSHICWHVYGILYRQHKNFDEAIKAYKFALKLEPESQQIQRDLAVLQVQIRDYQGYVQSRFAMLKAKPHLRQNWTALAIAYQLEGSLEQAENILTTYEKSMTNVPLKTDQEHSEALLYKNTIIAERGDIKRALEHLESDCKNCLDRLAVMEMRARYLGQLNRKEEAAKAWRALLDRNPEHPEYYKGLIEALEIDEKDEAALKAIYDEYAAKYPRSDAAKRLPLNFLTGDSFKAAAKSYLTNMLDRGVPSVFANLKHLYSEVAKKEAILALAEEYLKEHKGSEQANGDSSKGVGAALYFLAQHYNYHLSRDLAKAMEYVEQAIELDPKNVDFHMTKARIFKHQGDTAKASETMDRARSLDTKDRYINSKAAKYQLRNNENEKALETMGLFTRAETVGGPLADLTDMQCMWFLTEDGEAWQRRGNTGLALKRFTTIHNIFDIWQEDQFDFHSFSLRKGQIRAYVDMIRWEDSIREHPFYFRAALDAVKLYLDMFEKQQASANGTNGTGEATNGEDAAEKKKAAKKARKEAQKAEREAAEKAAKQDPNKATAKKDEEPKKKDDDPNGLKLAATTDPLGDAMKFLTNILQFSPKNIEGQVAGFDVYIRRKKYLLALRCLNAAQALNPEHPRVKEQFAELQKAVESLDDAQSAKVKEVLKAKFSS
- a CDS encoding sphingoid long chain base kinase 4, variant, coding for MGDVRQLRDEHAAAIAKASAQEPSIQAVALQATTSASGKNVAILELPTVTLTCEKDHLVIQEHTAATKKSLTPSRRLAPGSVPFYNILWAYITPDRNYLRIDFAEETSPKKHQLIVRQLEFPLPSASLQGAREREPLLSPPSIPPVSAATLDAFVARVLDLAYPAPIQRRKRAWVLVNPHAGPGGADKIFEKKVRPIFEAARMPLTVVRTTYSGEAVTLAQDLDISEYDIAIPCSGDGLPHEVFNGLSKRPDARKALAKLAVCHIPCGSGNAMSCNLYGTHRPSLAALAIVKGVPTKLDLCSVTLQDGERLTSFLSQAYGLIADLDITTEHLRWMGAARFTYGFLTLAIRKKTYPCDVAMKVEVGGKEEIRGHYARGVKGAESDVGNGEASGDGEEGGSSDGEGEGEGEGMPGLKYGTVNDKLPEDWEVVPHEKLGSFYCGNMAYMAPDANFFSAALANDGLLDLITTDGDISLWKNINLQLSVESGHFFDNPLVSYRKVSAFRLTPRYQDPNGVISIDGEARPFAPFQVEVHKGLGLTLSKRGVFEAPGPHGWDKVTTTERLMA